taagtaatatgttcattttgaaatgttttcatatCAATGTgttttggaaaacaaaataattcatcGCTACCACCATAACTTTCATTTTCGTGTTTCCAATTTAGGTTACTAAAGTATATAAATCCCACATACTAGAATGCGTAGTTTTGGCAAAATCCTGTAACTTTTGGTGGATTGTTTCTTAAAAGTCCCAACCTTTCTGAGTTAAACATTTCATACTACAACCTGCAGTTGTTTTCAGTATTTGCCGTAAAGTTTAATGTCttttagaatgtttctataataaaatgaaacaacaatgtttttattaaacttgtaTTTGACAACTGACTAATACATCTTGTGTATTCTTCGCATTAGACTCGTGGTTGTCATGTAGAACAATAATTATAGCTGCCCAAacatacttttataacatatctATTACAAACTTAGAGTTCTAAGTTAgcattaaattattgtttgttattggcAACGAAACGAGTTGTAGTTAATAGCGTTTCTTACGTTATATAGTCTATATGACAAAAATGGTATGGTCTCttcgtaaaatataatatattccctAAGATGTTTTACTTTCCTCCCCAAGTTTGTCCTTGTTTTGAGTAGCAGTTGCAAAAATGAATAgatcttttcataattttaatagtttctagacaattgaagaaataaaatgatGGGGACATATTAATTCAATCTACAGAAACACTGCGAGTAAGTGAAGCAGTAACTAAGTGGCTGGTTATTTGAAAACTGTGGGATGCTTCATACTTACataagctaaataaaataaaccttgaGCGAATACGACTGTGAAATTAATGATGACAAGAACAGttttaagtaattgtaaaaaaaatgtttatatacaaccGAATTAGAAATACGTGAAAAcgtatttaataagttataatttgaAATCGTATCTATACGCACACCGCCTTGTAACCTCAATGCATCCCAAGAATCATTcaagatttatattttcatttcattgtcACTTTTTCATCgtagaggtttttttttttatttctgataatttacTACAGTGTTTGATCATTGATGGTTTTTAATATCTCATATGGTTTCCAAATAAAGGTTTTGAGTGGTCCACGATATGatctaatgtttataaataaatatattttcataaaattttcacttatttttaCCTTATTCCAACTTAAGTTCAcgtttttgtttataaaccatTGTAAAGAAGTTTCTAATTTTTGATTGTATTATGAGTTAATGCAAATGTAAAGCATTATTTGTACCATAATCTTCATAGTCTAGTATTTCAGGATGACAGAAACACATGCACTGGGCCGGATACGATATCGAGGTTTTGTTACATGAAACGTCACTCAAACTTCACATCAAAATATGTTTAGATTGTTCCACATTGTTAGTTCTACGTCTAACGTTTTTAAACTGTAACTTGGTAAACAACTTGGCTGAACACGTTTTTATCCCATGGATATGGTTcattgagtaaaaataaaatttgtgactGTGATAACTTTCTTATCCCATAGGCTACATTATATGCTTCGCTGAAGAAACCTCGAATTTGTGATAAtgtgtattagttttttattttgcgATTATACTaggttgaataaaaaataaatttttgacagggtgtgtttatttttaaatacacggTTTTGCTTggtagaataaaaacaaattcgtCATAACAAGTGCTATTGTTTATTTCGTTTACTTGGTTTCTAAcaatttacgttttttattttacGGGTTCTTAAGAAAAATGTTAGTGAATATTGTGACATATTACGCTCAGCTGAATATAGAACTAATTTCTGACAACAGATACAACTTTTTCCGCTTCAGTATCGaaatttaaggaaattatttattattatatagtaagattatttattatttggcaTGCTTAAACGAATAAACGCATATatattttaacgttatttatCTCCTTCTCGTATATTACCCTATATTACCCTCGTTAAACTTAAGGTTATTAGATcacactgtaattttaaattgatcgCCGTATGTAGGCAATGGCATTTCCGTAgccattgtttatttaattatgaaaatgttgagcgagtttatttatttttaaatacctattaGCATTTTTCCTACAACACTACGTCTGTATTCtcttacattacattatttaattcctgtataatatgttatatttgtttatatttatttttatagatattaaacacTATGTCAATGTAATTCTAGACTTACATGAACTTGTAGAGATATGTGATATTCTctacttattaattatttgtaatgtgaACACAGTTTTATTCTGTTAGTACAATACTGATTGTCTATAACATTTGagcaattttaaaaacatttttgtgactaataatatattcacttgctgtttttaaatatatgtttatttactttttgaaattatCACTATAAATTTCAGATtgctgtattatattatttagataacttcaaatatttgaattaaacctTAGGCAATTTTTGGGTCCATTTTATAAGCCCAGACTAAATCTTACAAAGTTACAGATATAACACGATCACAGTGTAATTGTcgttaaggaaattatattttgaagtatattttacttagttttacaAGAGTTGGGTTTAAATAACTTTCCTATCTTATCTGATTTACTAAAGTCGGTGCTGCCTGCACTGAAGGTGACAAAAGGAAAGCACCCCTTAAGATAACGCCTGtcatgtaaaaaatacaattcttgAGGATGTAACCACAAATTATTGAGAGAGGATATTTGAAAGTACTCGTATACAAACATACAGAACACCGTGAGTGGTTCGTTGTGGGCGTAACGTACCGGCATATTTGTCATCAATACGGTCATGTCGGGTATATGGTTTATATTTAGTGTAAGTGATTGTaatgttgttgtaaaaaaaagaagaaagatagtgtttaaatgtgtaaaatgcTGTTTTTAAAAATGGGTATATGGGATGACCTATGGTTGTAATCTTGTATCCGGCACTGTTACAAGAATGGTTCATCCCCACATAACGATTAGTCTTTGTGTACACATCCACTACTTGTGATGTTATCAACAGTTTAAGATTTTGACATGTTTAGGAAAACCAATGTATTTTAACAGAACTAACAACCCAATTGCCACTGTGCACAGGTCCTTTGGTGcaatacataatttacataattctaatttaatatgttcaaagttttatataattagcaTCACTGTATTGTTAACATTTGGTCATGTGGGTATACTGAACTCACAATGAACAGTCAAAATAGGTGAAGATTATGTATGGTGGATTTAGGTTTTTGCcacatatatatattgtttgtggaaGTTACGTTGTGTGTATATTGATAACAGATTACTTAAttgttaataactatataagttatgcaattaataattattatttagtaaatatttttaaacagtattcaagttataattttttttattttactgtataatacaGTAAAAGCAAACCACTCCAAAGGATAGATCTTGTGAAAAATGGGCTTTGAAAACTGCTTAATTATAGAGAATATACATTTGGAGAAATCTGGGTAATTATGCTTCCTatcatttagataaataaaatttgatcaaatatatatttaacaaagttaCTGATTCGACATGCTTGAGAACACTTATGGTGTTcagttatttactgtttttattattaggaATACTTCACATGTGAAATTGTCGACATTAGCATTTTCGCCGAGTGCTGTGGTGACAATACATCTTACCTTTTACCGTTAATGGTGATGGCTAGAACGGTTATTATAACCTGTAATGAAACCACGATCTTTTGGATCACCACAACTACATTTAAGTAGATTCCGTTGCAGTTCATTAGGTTCATTAAAACTTACGTTGCTATATGGTCGTATTGTATTATTGAACTCATATTGCTAAATTCCTTTTGTAAATTGTTGGTGCTAAAACTTAAAACTACAAGATTTGTGTGCAATAAGTATTTTCGTATATATCAGATGCTTTACGATAGAAGAGACtcatatttactaaacattaCGTGAGGTTAGTAGAGCAAAGGTTCACTTGAAATAGTGTGTTCTCTTTCAGGAGCATATCAGTCAAGTGTGTTCATGTACAGCTGCGGTTGGCACTTTATGAGCATCAGTTGCAGCTGTAGTGATACAGTCGCATAGTCTCCATCCACGAACGTATTCATAGATAATTAGAAACAACTAAAATGCCTGTATTGTAGTACGGAATTTATATACCTGCCAAACTTTCTGATGATACGATTACTTTTTTTTATCCTTTCATTTACAAGTACTGTTGAGTACGGTGAAAGCGTTATAATGAAACATTAATGACTTCTATAATCTACAAGTTTGAAGTTTTGTAAATTTCCCAAACCTGTAAGATATACGTATGTATATCTGCATAACATTTAGactacaattattaattttcgtaatttctagtttttaaactcgtatgatataaagatattttaagtttttgtccaAATTACCTTAAAGTTATTCGAGACTACAAAAAAGTACACTAACTAATATTTAGGGTTAGTCCCGTTgttgttaaaacagtttaaaacattatttaaataatctacaaTATAAAAAGCAAATTGTTTTGTCCAGCCATTACTATTCATAATGCTAAATATAGTAAATGTCTTGTTCGAAACATTTAACTGATGCAAGAAATACCGttgttaaattatgtaatttcataatttcaaaacatgtaataaatatttttgtttacttacaaTAAGCAATGCGACATGTGGAACCCAGTTTGTTATTCCATAATCCAGTATTTGTAAATCAGGGGACATAAGGAATGGCAATCGATTAGTGAAGCACTCACATAATACAGTATAATTGGTTGAAAGTCTTTTAATGACAATATAAAGTATTTGTTTTCAGTCTTATTCTTGATTTCGactaagtaaaatataatgaattaccTTTTATGATGGCTGGTCAGTAAATAacgacaaaataaaattttgatagttaTAGTATAATGTACATACACAACTTAAACTTAAAGGATCACATTTGTACACTGTCTTAAAAACTAATCGGAATTGTACAACTATTCAGGCACTAGTAGTGGGCATAGGCGGGTGCAGCGTATGCTGCAGGGGCAGCGTATTTCGCTACAGGTGCGTAGGCGGGGGCAGCGGCATATGCGGGACCAGCAGCGTATTTAGCTACTGGGGCGGCATAAGCGGGGGCAGCAGCGTATTTAGCCACGGGAGCATATCCGGGTTCCTTGTGGACGACGGCATTGAACCCGTTGTGGGGGTCGGCGGTGTACTCTACGGTACGCTTGGAACCGTCAGGCTCGACCAGGCTGTAGGATCCCTGGACAACGTCTCCGCTTCGGCTCTCGTGCTGGCTCTTGGAGTCCCCGGTCAGAGCATCTTGGATGTCGTAGGCGTAGCTGTACTGTGGATTAGGATCGTAGTCGTCAACGGCAGCCTTCGCATACGCAGGGGCGTAGGCGGGAGCTGCAGCGTAAGCTACAGGGGCGGCGGCATATTTGGCAACGGGAGCTGCGTATGCTACAGGAGCAGCAGCGTACTTAGCAACTGGGGCAGCGTAAGCTACTGGTGCTGCAGCATATTTGGCTACTGGTGAGACGTACGCAGGAGCAGCAGCGTAGGCAGGACCTGCAGCGTAGGCAGGGGCTGCAGCGTAGGCAGGGGCAGCGTGGTAGGGCACCACTCCTGCGCTGGCGAATGCCACACAAGCAGACAACAAGATGAACTGTAAACATTACAAAGTAGAGTAAGCTTCATCATTACGGCCGTAATGTTCTAAACAGTAGAAGCTggtgtaaaataaacattaaataaacttattagaTTAGTCATTTGGACACtcttaaacagttttataacataACTGTAGTAGTCTTTATGTatctaagattttatttttctcttgtaTTTGTAACCTCTTAGTACACATTGAGTCAATCTTAAAAACCTTCAACCTCTTTTACTTCCAAAcatctataattattttgttccTATTTACAAGCTTTAAAAATTGAACTTGCATTACTTTTAGAGAGTTACAAATTTATAtcagttgtttatttaaacaatagaATGTTCCATAATTGATATAAAGCGAGtttggtataaattaaattaaatattttttagattgacATAAGTTTGCgcgttttgtaaacaataattgtgtatttttaaccTTAAGGGTCTGTACACGTGAGACATAAACAAGTCATTGTTCCACAGCTACTAACATAGTAAACGTAGAGAAAAACAagtatatgtttttgtaaaaagaattaaCTCCCTGGAATTTTTCCAGATTTACCTTGCCAATATTATTCTGCAATACAATATGAGGTTAATTAAGAACCAAAATAATCAGACAATAAGTCATCATGGTAAACGTGGTTCTTCAGTATATGTTAATGATGTGATCATAGTTTTGAAATTTGGCACCGTTCCAATTTGGAATAATTTACATGATCTATTTCAGAAAGTTTATCAGACAAACACTATGAAGCATTAAATATTTGGGCATGggcaaatgttaaaatttaacatatgcTTTAAATTGTTAAACCTAATAAAGATGGTATTGTTGTAGTAAGACCCTACTAGGGGTTCCTTAAATTTTGAGAGAGAACGGTTCACTCAATGATAGCTAGTACAAAGAAATTCTGACTCGATCATTTTATCAGCCTCTGGAGGAGTTATGAAACACATTAGCCGGCAAAGAAAGTCCAGGGTAACAATAAGACTCCTTTATGAGTGATATTCTGTAAGTctgataagatatatttttaatggacCATCAAAGTTTTGTTGGAACATAAAGTATGGTCGATCGTATCCTGGTTGGAACATAACATATGATCTATCGTATCCTGGTTGGAACATAACATATGGTCGATCGTATCCTGGTTGGAACATAACTGGTGGTCTATCGTATCCTGGTTGGAACATAACATATGGTTGATCGTATCCTGGTTGGAACATAACATATGGTCTATCGTATCCTGGTTGGAACATAAAGTATGGTCGATCGTATCCTGGTTGGAAACATAACATATGGTCTATCGTATCCTGGTTGGAAACATAACATATGGTCGATCGTATCCTGGTTGGAACATAACATATGGTCGATCGTATCCTGGTTGGAACATAACTGGTGGTCTATCGTATCCTGGTTGGAACATAACATATGGTCTATCGTATCCTGATTGGAACATAACATATGGTCGATCGTATCCTGGTTGGAACATAACTGGTGGTCTATCGTATCcttgtaaattaaaacatgatcCATCAAATCCATGAAAGACTTCATTTGATATGAATCtaaattcatataatatagttttaaaaattagtggtATAACAGTGTAGGGTTATACCACTATCATCCTGGTGTCCAAGCAGTAAAGAACGTCTATAGCTTACCTTGTTAAGGACACAAATggttaattaaaaagaaaatgttttacaaatccGAACATCTAATAACAGGAGGATCGTTTATAGCAGAATTGATTAGTGGCgacacaatattttttactcttgGACGAAGTCGTGATTTTACGGTAAGTCAGAGAAGATATTCACCAATACAAGTCCTTCAGACGAGCGCGTCATGTGGAGATAACAGGCTCATAAAAGAGGAGGCGCGTGAGCATGCGAGACAGACACAGACGCAGGCGCAGGCGGTGTGAGGTAATTGGCGCGGGAAAGTAGGCTCGTCGTGACTGGTGCAAAGTTCACGCGTGTGGTGATCTGAGCAGTAAGGTCAGTCACTCATACACAGTAGAGTTGCGTCACCCAGCACAACAACAGACATGACGTAACATACCTCGGGCCAATGGAAAGTGAGCCGTTGTTTATGAATGAACTTTATTGTTGCTCCAGACACAGCTGGAGCGGTTAGAATGGGACGGAAATAAATCTCAACCTAATATTAATAGATACTTTAGCGTTGCTGGATGTATTACACCAGATCTGTTGGATTAGACGCACGATAAGGACATGTTTGTATTAGCGGTCATCTTGATTTTAACCCTATCACACCAATGTTTAACTTCCagcttttgtatttttatttaagaagttaatttaaaaaaaactcttatatGAAGTGCTGTGAATTTTTTTAGaagagtattttaaaaacttatcgtGTTAAGGAATACCTTTAATCTTTAGTTTGTTCTCACTTTTAAAGTAATACCCTATACACACATagttatattacatttgattgtttgtttttaaaaattcctaagGAACGTTATTATAACGCATAGTTTTAAGGTTACTATCCGCAGTTGTCCGTTGTATTTTCATAAGGTACTTATAATTTTGAGGTTATAACGATAAACTGCAAACAAAGAAAGTATTGTGTTTCGTTTTAGCATAATTGATCagaattttattatcttacatTTAGTTTAAACTATAACGACTTAACTTacgaataacaataaatgtaatagtaGTAAATGAGTGcatgaagatgaaacctttggctTCGAATGGCTTcgtctaaaaaataaactatattgggatagtattgttttcaatattttactacatttactacattttaatacatttactactattttactTTTCCCAACCGCTCCAAGAGTCTtctataattctaataataaattccgttaaaagttaaatatttataggaaacattaaaatttaacaatgcactattttttatactactgtttttttgtttaatactcCAACACTTTCTCTACTAGTGAGTGCAGAGTAAGAGTTTTACCGAACTCAAGCATTGCCCGGTCCAAGTTCATGTATCCATATTGCATCGCGCGCCTGTCATATTGTCGTGACCGGGGAGGAGTTTGGTGTACCGAGGTTGCCTGTTTTGCGCCCGACACCTTTGTctttaggtatttaaatttaaatattattaatatatttttaaaacgactatttttttgtagttttcagtacaattaattattaataaatgccaaataatgttttagttttaatttaatttatgttgtgtTACTATTGCTTTGCTTTTGCAAATTTCTCCATAGAATTTGTGTATTAGTGTAGGTAATATGATAATTAGATATTTGAcgttaattttaccaatattgttattaacaataataaaacaaaataatgcgTGCCTTTATTTCTGTTGATACAGGTTTACAGTCTAAATGTTATAGTGTAAATAAGTCCTAAAGACAAAAATATGGGAAATGAAAATGAAACGAAACTGGAATTTACTAGACGCAAAGTTAGGAATATAAAAGCCTCTCTTCCAATTATCTCAAATAGAAGGTTATGTGGAACCCTTTGGACGACACAAATTACCAAGCATATACTGCtaccaatataaaatatcaaCACTGCTATAAACCTCACGTATATGCTGGGAATTTGTGCGGCTTACAACTTGTTCTATTGTAAAATGTGGTTGGCTTTGGCGGTTTATAGCCAATGTATTGATTTTTGGTTGAAAACATTGTATAGGCCTATTAAGTTTTGGGCACACGAAGAAGAGAAGAAACGCAATGTTCAAAATCCTGTAATAGACGATGTGGTATGACATTTTgtatttaagatttgttttaacacGGGTCACCTCATTTCCGTATAGTACAAGTCAGGGATGAGCCGGTGCCATCTCTCTGATGAGAGATGATTAGGGCAGAActacagttaaaaaattaaatttattgaaatcgGCTGATTCTTGGAGATTTAACAattgttttgacattttttaagtCAACATTTATTCATGCCATACAATCTCACACCTCTAATGACTCTTcgataatgtttataaaaacatcaactccttatattgagtttgtatacattttgaataacaaaaattttattctatGCGGATTTGAGAATTTTCAATTGTTATCCAATTACTTTCTGTAGAATTTTACTTCTGTAGAACTTTATGAAGAAACACGAAACGGCCTGTAAATCAGTTTAAACGCATTAACCATCCCCTTTCCTgaacattttttatctattttatgaGCCCAATGTTCTTGTTGTAGATGTTCTAATATTCTAACTACGGTggtttactattttataattgtgATCGGGCTTGTGAACCTATTCGCCGGTGTTTTTCTTTCTTGCaatgaaaacatatttagttTGATAAGATTAATTATTTGCATTTAACACAGTGAAGCGTTTTTTTTCATGCAATCCTTTCTTTATATGCATTAAGTAATACTTGCATTTATAAATCCCAAGCCTGCGtcaaataaatttgtagtttttagttttttttaaattactgttagAGAGAAAGATTTCTTTATACTCCAAGTATTAATCAGTATAACCAATTTAACATCGTATATAAATGCACATTTTCTTAACTTGagatttttaattattggcagtacttttaaaatctaaagtttgttttgaaaaagttgtttCAATAATctaaatttcttataatttttttaaaagcattgaaaagtgaatgtttttcatccttgaatttttgtttttcttggaTGAAGAACTTTTTCAACCATAATAAAAGTACTACTATATGTCATTTCACATAATAGTACAATACATCTCGACGTTTCCTCACATTCTgcttgaattaaaaatatgtctcttaatttattttaagaactgCTGGAGTATGATATAACACTTTCATAACATGAATGACAAcatcttttaaattatgatatatagaGCATTGTTTTATATTCTAGTTGGTGTTTTTGTTTAACTCAAGTTATAGCTACCAGATTTATCCACTATTTGTCTGTTTGTCTTATAAAATTAAGATTAGATCCAAAAGTGTTTACTTAAGCACTATTAGATTATATCCCTAACGCACATaatcatatatttcaaaattgctaacattgtcaaaatttattgttattttcgtcATATAATTAGTTTGACTCGTTCTATGaagtaatacaattaattgcTTTAAAGATTTTCcttgttcaattaatttaattgaccGTGTCCTTTGAAGATACGTCATCAAAACAATTTCTTAGGGCCAGTGTTGATGtgtaaacattactttaaaaaaataaataacataacattgaTAAACATAAAACTGTGGGATACTCAAACAATTATTTCCAATCTTACACTTTCGATAATGTTTATACAAAAGTATAAACCATTATAATCAATTagtattaattagtaattaattgtatcaaaacaatttttggtTATATACATCACGAAGTAAAAAGtaaacatgtttgtaaaataagtGTAATTTTCACTTATTGTTGaggtataataattttaaaaaattcacatgAGACAGATGTAGTTGTGAGCGAGGTACGTACCTGGTAAACCCATGAACTACGTAGAGAGAGGTACTCCCCGCGAGGTGGTGTGTCAGGCTTATATACTGCGGCAGAGGGAAGATGGGATGAAAACAACCTTTCACCCAACCTTGACCCTCACACACAGCCACTTCACGCACATCGTCTCCCTTCCTCGTCCTTCCCACAGTCTGCACTACAAAGCTACGCGTCACACAAGATATAATAcaagtttcaaaaacattaaaacaaccAATCATTGAAGCACAAGAAAAACCTCCTTCTCACAGGATACATTTTTACGGTGCTTTTAGCGGAAATTTCCGATAATTGTCcgtaataatagtaaaattgtcAAATTTTTACTTGACAGCCAGagtaaacaatgttacattgcaTATACGAGCATTATAGCGAAAGTATTACCCTATgagaaattatgtaaaaatttcaagtttttgatGACCCTaggaaacaaaaactaaaaaaataaaatagtttttggaaaataagcatacattttttatgtcattaacaaAACCGCCAACACACTTAAcgtacataaataacaatttctaaaaaatatcaaaatcctATAATTTTAAGCTAAATGAAAATTGAAGtgtattttagagaaaatattaatgttttaatatattttatttgggttttttatGTGAAATTGTTAAATGTGTAAATCATTGAAGTTTTACCGCATTAAGACAACAGAAACGgataaaaattgcataaaaattgTCTACATTaatgtgaaattttcaaaaagtcGACTCGCTaggttttatgaataaataaagttgggggggaggggggtaaAGTATTACATAAAACACCTGTACAAACCAAAGTAAACTTTGTTGTATACTCTTTTGATGCCACTtgatactttttgttttttatttagtatatatattgtatgtatgttTAAGTTACCGTCTTCATGACTAATTTAACTTTATGGAATTTGTTTGTCACAGATATAGACTCCTAAAAAATTACCATGATCATCCAAGCCACTCGCAATTTACCGCACTTACACTTTGAACATACATGAGGATGCTAAACAGAGTGTGTTATTTGAACGAAGGTTTTTACTTTTGGGCtaacattaatataatccacatagaaatatgaaaattatgttttagcaaagtaagacttttaaaaataagtaagtttGAATCATTGTCaatcccccccccacccccccccccccccacccccccccccccccacccccccccccccccacccccccccccccccacccccccccccccccaccccccccccaaaaacttAACACTGTATGTCCCACTTAGTACTATGTAAGGTATGTTGaattataataccaataaaacaaaacaacaatatacaaACACGGTAACGTTTATTTGtactatttaagtataaaaatatttacaatcta
The Homalodisca vitripennis isolate AUS2020 chromosome 4, UT_GWSS_2.1, whole genome shotgun sequence DNA segment above includes these coding regions:
- the LOC124361264 gene encoding cuticle protein 7-like: LQFILLSACVAFASAGVVPYHAAPAYAAAPAYAAGPAYAAAPAYVSPVAKYAAAPVAYAAPVAKYAAAPVAYAAPVAKYAAAPVAYAAAPAYAPAYAKAAVDDYDPNPQYSYAYDIQDALTGDSKSQHESRSGDVVQGSYSLVEPDGSKRTVEYTADPHNGFNAVVHKEPGYAPVAKYAAAPAYAAPVAKYAAGPAYAAAPAYAPVAKYAAPAAYAAPAYAHY